In Symphalangus syndactylus isolate Jambi chromosome 6, NHGRI_mSymSyn1-v2.1_pri, whole genome shotgun sequence, a genomic segment contains:
- the SMPD1 gene encoding sphingomyelin phosphodiesterase isoform X6 — MPRYGASPRQSCPRSGQEQGQDRTSGAPRLLRMGLVLALALALALSDSRVLWAPAEAHPLSPQGHPARLHRIVPRLRDVFGWGNLTCPVCKGLFTAINLGLKKEPNVARVGSVAIKLCNLLKIAPPAVCQSIVQLFEDDMVEVWRRSVLSPSEACGLLLGSTCGHWDIFSSWNISLPTVPKPPPKPPSPPSPGAPVSRVLFLTDLHWDHDYLEGMDPDCADPLCCRRGSGLPPVSRPGAGYWGEYSKCDLPLRTLESLLSGLGPAGPFDMVYWTGDIPAHDVWHQTRQDQLRALTTVTALVRKFLGPVPVYPAVGNHESTPVNSFPPPFIEGNHSSRWLYEAMAKAWEPWLPAEALRTLRIGGFYALSPYPGLRLISLNMNFCSRENFWLLINSTDPAGQLQWLVGELQAAEDRGDKVRVHIIGHIPPGHCLKSWSWNYYRIVARYENTLAAQFFGHTHVDEFEVFYDEETLSRPLAVAFLAPSATTYIGLNPVSPASLQVTAYTK, encoded by the exons ATGCCCCGCTACGGAGCGTCACCCCGCCAGAGCTGCCCCAGGTCCGGCCAGGAGCAGGGACAAGACAGGACCTCCGGAGCCCCCAGACTTCTTCGGATGGGCCTGGTACTGGCGCTGGCGCTGGCGCTGGCTCTGTCTGACTCTCGGGTTCTCTGGGCTCCGGCAGAGGCTCACCCTCTTTCTCCCCAAGGCCATCCTGCCAGGTTACATCGCATAGTGCCCCGGCTCCGAGATGTCTTTGGGTGGGGGAACCTCACCTGCCCAGTCTGCAAAGGTCTATTCACCGCCATCAACCTCGGGCTGAAG AAGGAACCCAATGTGGCTCGCGTGGGCTCCGTGGCCATCAAGCTGTGCAATCTGCTGAAGATAGCACCACCTGCCGTGTGCCAATCCATTGTCCAGCTCTTTGAGGATGACATGGTGGAGGTGTGGAGACGCTCAGTGCTGAGCCCATCTGAGGCCTGTGGCCTGCTCCTGGGCTCCACCTGTGGGCACTGGGACATTTTCTCATCTTGGAACATCTCTTTGCCTACTGTGCCGAAGCCGCCCCCCAAACcccctagccccccatccccAGGCGCCCCTGTCAGCCGCGTCCTCTTCCTCACTGACCTGCACTGGGATCATGACTACCTGGAGGGCATGGACCCTGACTGTGCAGACCCACTGTGTTGCCGCCGGGGTTCTGGCCTGCCGCCCGTGTCCCGGCCAGGTGCTGGATACTGGGGTGAATACAGCAAGTGTGACCTGCCCCTGAGGACCCTGGAGAGCCTGTTGAGTGGGCTGGGCCCAGCCGGCCCTTTTGATATGGTGTACTGGACAGGAGACATCCCTGCACATGATGTCTGGCACCAGACTCGTCAGGACCAACTGCGGGCCCTGACCACTGTCACAGCACTTGTGAGGAAGTTCCTGGGGCCAGTGCCAGTGTACCCTGCTGTGGGTAACCACGAGAGCACACCCGTCAATAGCTTCCCTCCCCCCTTCATTGAGGGCAACCACTCCTCCCGCTGGCTCTATGAAGCGATGGCCAAGGCTTGGGAGCCCTGGCTGCCTGCTGAAGCCCTGCGCACCCTCAG AATTGGGGGGTTCTATGCTCTTTCCCCATACCCCGGTCTCCGCCTCATCTCTCTCAATATGAATTTTTGTTCCCGTGAGAACTTCTGGCTCTTGATCAACTCCACGGATCCCGCAGGACAGCTCCAGTGGCTGGTGGGGGAGCTTCAGGCTGCTGAGGATCGAGGAGACAAAGTGAGG GTGCATATAATTGGCCACATTCCCCCAGGGCACTGTCTGAAGAGCTGGAGCTGGAATTATTACCGAATTGTAGCCAG GTATGAGAACACCCTGGCTGCTCAGTTCTTTGGCCACACTCATGTGGATGAATTTGAGGTCTTCTATGATGAAGAGACTCTGAGCCGGCCGCTGGCTGTAGCCTTCCTGGCACCCAGTGCAACTACCTACATCGGCCTTAATCCTG TCAGCCCCGCTTCCTTGCAGGTTACCGCGTATACCAAATAG
- the SMPD1 gene encoding sphingomyelin phosphodiesterase isoform X7, with protein MPRYGASPRQSCPRSGQEQGQDRTSGAPRLLRMGLVLALALALALSDSRVLWAPAEAHPLSPQGHPARLHRIVPRLRDVFGWGNLTCPVCKGLFTAINLGLKKEPNVARVGSVAIKLCNLLKIAPPAVCQSIVQLFEDDMVEVWRRSVLSPSEACGLLLGSTCGHWDIFSSWNISLPTVPKPPPKPPSPPSPGAPVSRVLFLTDLHWDHDYLEGMDPDCADPLCCRRGSGLPPVSRPGAGYWGEYSKCDLPLRTLESLLSGLGPAGPFDMVYWTGDIPAHDVWHQTRQDQLRALTTVTALVRKFLGPVPVYPAVGNHESTPVNSFPPPFIEGNHSSRWLYEAMAKAWEPWLPAEALRTLRIGGFYALSPYPGLRLISLNMNFCSRENFWLLINSTDPAGQLQWLVGELQAAEDRGDKVHIIGHIPPGHCLKSWSWNYYRIVARYENTLAAQFFGHTHVDEFEVFYDEETLSRPLAVAFLAPSATTYIGLNPVSPASLQVTAYTK; from the exons ATGCCCCGCTACGGAGCGTCACCCCGCCAGAGCTGCCCCAGGTCCGGCCAGGAGCAGGGACAAGACAGGACCTCCGGAGCCCCCAGACTTCTTCGGATGGGCCTGGTACTGGCGCTGGCGCTGGCGCTGGCTCTGTCTGACTCTCGGGTTCTCTGGGCTCCGGCAGAGGCTCACCCTCTTTCTCCCCAAGGCCATCCTGCCAGGTTACATCGCATAGTGCCCCGGCTCCGAGATGTCTTTGGGTGGGGGAACCTCACCTGCCCAGTCTGCAAAGGTCTATTCACCGCCATCAACCTCGGGCTGAAG AAGGAACCCAATGTGGCTCGCGTGGGCTCCGTGGCCATCAAGCTGTGCAATCTGCTGAAGATAGCACCACCTGCCGTGTGCCAATCCATTGTCCAGCTCTTTGAGGATGACATGGTGGAGGTGTGGAGACGCTCAGTGCTGAGCCCATCTGAGGCCTGTGGCCTGCTCCTGGGCTCCACCTGTGGGCACTGGGACATTTTCTCATCTTGGAACATCTCTTTGCCTACTGTGCCGAAGCCGCCCCCCAAACcccctagccccccatccccAGGCGCCCCTGTCAGCCGCGTCCTCTTCCTCACTGACCTGCACTGGGATCATGACTACCTGGAGGGCATGGACCCTGACTGTGCAGACCCACTGTGTTGCCGCCGGGGTTCTGGCCTGCCGCCCGTGTCCCGGCCAGGTGCTGGATACTGGGGTGAATACAGCAAGTGTGACCTGCCCCTGAGGACCCTGGAGAGCCTGTTGAGTGGGCTGGGCCCAGCCGGCCCTTTTGATATGGTGTACTGGACAGGAGACATCCCTGCACATGATGTCTGGCACCAGACTCGTCAGGACCAACTGCGGGCCCTGACCACTGTCACAGCACTTGTGAGGAAGTTCCTGGGGCCAGTGCCAGTGTACCCTGCTGTGGGTAACCACGAGAGCACACCCGTCAATAGCTTCCCTCCCCCCTTCATTGAGGGCAACCACTCCTCCCGCTGGCTCTATGAAGCGATGGCCAAGGCTTGGGAGCCCTGGCTGCCTGCTGAAGCCCTGCGCACCCTCAG AATTGGGGGGTTCTATGCTCTTTCCCCATACCCCGGTCTCCGCCTCATCTCTCTCAATATGAATTTTTGTTCCCGTGAGAACTTCTGGCTCTTGATCAACTCCACGGATCCCGCAGGACAGCTCCAGTGGCTGGTGGGGGAGCTTCAGGCTGCTGAGGATCGAGGAGACAAA GTGCATATAATTGGCCACATTCCCCCAGGGCACTGTCTGAAGAGCTGGAGCTGGAATTATTACCGAATTGTAGCCAG GTATGAGAACACCCTGGCTGCTCAGTTCTTTGGCCACACTCATGTGGATGAATTTGAGGTCTTCTATGATGAAGAGACTCTGAGCCGGCCGCTGGCTGTAGCCTTCCTGGCACCCAGTGCAACTACCTACATCGGCCTTAATCCTG TCAGCCCCGCTTCCTTGCAGGTTACCGCGTATACCAAATAG